The Halalkalicoccus tibetensis genome contains the following window.
CGGGATCGTCCGCGCCCGGAACGCGCTCCAGACGTACTGCATCATCGAGCGGTTCCTCGCGAACGTCCTCGAGGTCGAGGAGTTCCGCGCGGAGGCCCACGAGCTCGAGAGCGTCATCGACGGCACGGTCGCAGAACGCCTGGACACGATCATCGACCGCCGATCGGACTGTCCGGAGTGCTTCGACCCCGAGACGGATGCGTGTGAGTACCTGGAGACCTGTCTCGAGGAGCCGGCGGACTGATTCTCGAAGCGTTCAAGTGATCGCCGTGGGTAGGTACGGCGAGGAATCCCGTGGCGTCCCACGATGGGGCGTGATACGGGCGTTCCGAACGCAGTCCCGTGGTGTCTCACCGAGTGAAGCGAGGTGAGGCTTGGAACGCGAGCAAAGCGAGCGTTCCGGTGGTGAGCAAAACCGTAGGTTTTGCGATTCTCACGGGACGAGCACGTCGAAGACGCGCGCAGTCCCGTGGTGTAGTGGCCAATCATAATGGCCTTTGGAGCCATTGACGGCGGTTCGAATCCGCCCGGGACTATTTTTCGGTGACATCGCGATCAGAGCGGTGGCCGCTTCCCGGCGAGACACGGCATCGGATCGGCATCGGTGAGGCCGTCCCGTCCGTCGATCATCGGAGGAGTACCGTAAGATTATAATCTGCCTCGTCCGAATCCATCGTCGGATGTCGATCGAACTCACCGATATCACCGTTGGAACGCCGGTCGTCGACTCGACCGGTCTGGAGATCGGTATCGTCAGCACCGTGGAGGACGGGAGCGCGACGCTCGACCGGGACCCGACAATCGCCGACGAGCTCCGCTCCATCGTCGGGTTCGGACGCTCGGAACCTGATCACCTCACCATCACCGGCGACCTGGTCGAATCGGCCGAAAACGGCGTGATACGGCTGGCCGTTCCCGACCGACACCTGTAACCTTCGGAAGCCGAGACAAGCCAGCCTATATGCGGCTGGCCGTCGAAGGCCGACCATGGCGATCAC
Protein-coding sequences here:
- a CDS encoding metal-dependent transcriptional regulator is translated as MNTADQYLKTIYVVQHVENGPAATGALADRLEVSPASVNEMIGKLEERGLVDHEKYKGASLTDDGIVRARNALQTYCIIERFLANVLEVEEFRAEAHELESVIDGTVAERLDTIIDRRSDCPECFDPETDACEYLETCLEEPAD